The following proteins come from a genomic window of Meleagris gallopavo isolate NT-WF06-2002-E0010 breed Aviagen turkey brand Nicholas breeding stock chromosome Z, Turkey_5.1, whole genome shotgun sequence:
- the ATP5F1A gene encoding ATP synthase subunit alpha, mitochondrial, which produces MGFQKTGTAEVSSILEERILGADTSAELEETGRVLSIGDGIARVYGLRNVQAEEMVEFSSGLKGMSLNLEPDNVGVVVFGNDRLIKEGDVVKRTGAIVDVPVGEELLGRVVDALGNPIDGKGPITSKTRRRVGLKAPGIIPRISVREPMQTGIKAVDSLVPIGRGQRELIIGDRQTGKTSIAIDTIINQKRFNDGTDEKKKLYCIYVAIGQKRSTVAQLVKRLTDADAMKYTIVVSATASDAAPLQYLAPYSGCSMGEYFRDNGKHALIIYDDLSKQAVAYRQMSLLLRRPPGREAYPGDVFYLHSRLLERAAKMNDSFGGGSLTALPVIETQAGDVSAYIPTNVISITDGQIFLETELFYKGIRPAINVGLSVSRVGSAAQTRAMKQVAGTMKLELAQYREVAAFAQFGSDLDAATQQLLNRGVRLTELLKQGQYVPMAIEEQVAVIYAGVRGHLDKLEPSKITKFESAFLAHVLSQHQALLSTIRTEGKISDQTEAKLKEIVTNFLSTF; this is translated from the exons ATGGGTTTTCAGAAAACAG GCACTGCTGAGGTATCTTCTATTCTTGAGGAACGTATTTTAGGAGCTGACACCTCTGCTGAACTTGAGGAGACTGGCCGTGTGCTCTCGATTGGTGATGGTATTGCCCGTGTGTATGGCCTAAGAAATGTCCAAGCAGAGGAAATGGTTGAGTTTTCTTCCGGGCTGAAG GGAATGTCCTTGAACTTGGAGCCCGACAACGTTGGCGTTGTCGTGTTTGGTAATGACAGACTGATCAAGGAAGGGGATGTTGTGAAGAGGACTGGTGCCATTGTGGATGTTCCAGTTGGGGAAGAGCTGCTGGGCCGTGTTGTAGATGCCTTGGGCAATCCAATTGATGGGAA GGGTCCTATTACATCTAAGACACGTAGAAGAGTTGGCTTGAAGGCCCCTGGCATCATTCCCAGAATCTCTGTGCGGGAGCCTATGCAGACTGGTATTAAGGCTGTGGATAGCTTGGTGCCCATTGGTCGTGGCCAGCGTGAGCTGATCATTGGTGACAGGCAGACAGG GAAAACTTCAATTGCCATTGACACAATAATCAACCAAAAACGATTTAATGATGgaacagatgagaaaaagaagCTGTACTGTATCTATGTTGCCATCGGCCAGAAGAGATCTACCGTTGCTCAGCTGGTGAAGAGGCTCACTGATGCAG ATGCCATGAAGTACACAATTGTGGTGTCTGCAACAGCATCTGATGCTGCACCCCTTCAGTATCTGGCTCCCTACTCAGGCTGCTCCATGGGGGAATACTTCAGAGACAATGGGAAACATGCATTGATCATCTACGATGACTTGTCCAAACAG GCTGTTGCCTACCGTCAGATGTCTCTGCTGCTGCGTCGTCCGCCTGGCCGTGAAGCTTACCCAGGTGATGTGTTCTACCTGCACTCTCGCCTGCTGGAGAGAGCAGCTAAAATGAATGATTCCTTTGGAGGAGGCTCTCTGACTGCTTTGCCCGTCATTGAAACTCAGGCTGGTGATGTGTCTGCTTACATTCCAACCAATGTCATCTCCATCACTGATGGACAG ATCTTCTTGGAAACTGAACTGTTCTACAAAGGTATCCGTCCAGCCATCAACGTTGGTCTGTCTGTGTCCCGTGTGGGTTCTGCTGCTCAGACCAGGGCAATGAAACAG GTGGCTGGTACCATGAAGCTGGAGCTGGCTCAGTACCGTGAAGTGGCTGCCTTTGCTCAGTTTGGGTCTGATTTGGATGCTGCCACACAACAGCTGCTGAATCGTGGTGTGCGTCTGACAGAGCTCCTGAAACAAGGACAGTATG ttCCCATGGCTATTGAGGAACAGGTTGCAGTCATCTATGCTGGTGTAAGAGGTCACTTGGACAAGCTGGAGCCCAGCAAAATCACTAAATTTGAGAGTGCTTTCCTGGCTCATGTACTGAGCCAGCACCAGGCCCTCCTCTCCACCATCAG GACTGAAGGGAAGATCTCTGACCAGACGGAAGCTAAGCTGAAGGAAATAGTCACAAATTTCCTATCTACTTTTTGA